In Acinetobacter piscicola, a single window of DNA contains:
- the pheA gene encoding prephenate dehydratase — MINDDQNTTSLDLAQIRDDIDSVDQQIQQLINRRAKLAEAVAKAKFAAEENPLFYRPEREAQVLRNVMERNEGPLSDTTMARLFREIMSACLALEAPQSIAFLGPVGTYTHSAVLKHFGQDAVVRPLPTIDEVFREVEAGSAHYGLVPVENSSEGVVNHTLDCFKASHLNVIGEVELRIHHQFLISANTRKDSIKQIYAHQQTLAQCRSWLDAHYPGVERVALSSNAEAARRIRNEWHSAAIASDVAASIYDLEILHSNIEDNPENTTRFLVIGREKVPQSGNDKTSLLVSAHDRAGALLEILAPFAKHNISLTSIETRPALPEKWAYVFFIDLEGHVEQDNVKAAIEEIRPLVKEVRVLGSYPIAVL; from the coding sequence ATGATCAACGATGATCAAAACACGACTTCTCTCGATCTTGCTCAAATCCGTGATGATATTGATTCAGTAGATCAACAAATCCAGCAACTGATTAATCGCCGCGCAAAGTTGGCAGAAGCAGTGGCTAAAGCAAAATTTGCTGCAGAAGAGAATCCGTTGTTTTATCGTCCTGAACGTGAAGCACAGGTATTGCGTAATGTGATGGAGCGTAATGAAGGTCCATTGTCAGATACAACGATGGCTCGTTTGTTTCGTGAAATTATGTCCGCTTGTTTAGCACTAGAAGCACCACAAAGTATTGCATTCTTAGGACCTGTCGGTACTTATACGCATTCCGCAGTGTTGAAGCATTTTGGTCAAGATGCAGTGGTTCGACCCCTTCCAACCATTGATGAAGTGTTCCGTGAAGTTGAGGCGGGTAGTGCTCACTATGGCTTAGTGCCTGTAGAGAACTCATCTGAAGGTGTGGTGAACCATACTTTAGACTGTTTTAAAGCATCGCATTTAAATGTTATTGGTGAAGTTGAATTGCGTATTCATCACCAGTTCTTGATTTCTGCAAATACCCGCAAAGACAGCATTAAACAAATTTATGCACACCAACAAACACTTGCACAATGTCGTAGTTGGTTAGATGCACATTATCCAGGTGTAGAACGCGTTGCGTTAAGTTCAAACGCTGAAGCGGCACGCCGTATTCGTAATGAATGGCACTCTGCTGCAATTGCATCGGACGTTGCTGCAAGCATTTATGATTTAGAAATTTTACATAGTAATATTGAAGATAATCCTGAAAATACCACACGTTTCCTGGTCATTGGTCGCGAAAAAGTGCCGCAATCAGGTAATGACAAAACTTCATTATTGGTTTCTGCGCATGACCGTGCAGGGGCGTTATTGGAAATTCTTGCACCATTTGCGAAACATAATATTAGCTTAACCAGTATTGAAACGCGTCCTGCATTGCCTGAGAAATGGGCGTATGTGTTCTTCATTGACTTAGAAGGTCATGTTGAGCAAGACAATGTTAAAGCGGCGATTGAAGAAATTCGTCCATTGGTGAAAGAAGTGCGTGTATTGGGTTCATACCCGATTGCAGTACTTTAA